The following coding sequences are from one Capsicum annuum cultivar UCD-10X-F1 chromosome 3, UCD10Xv1.1, whole genome shotgun sequence window:
- the LOC107864021 gene encoding translocase of chloroplast 159, chloroplastic: MDSEEATSFPPLAATATSPGSSTINNSTSSSIDTQIENVSKINLESNDSDIDSNKMNEGNGVDGVSDVGKIVSGQQEKPVLGDPDEGILEKSIGGYEKSNDPFVGSADVSMLSSEKPVSEVSMNEGAEKIEIFGEGTGERVILNEDSGGVGVDVSGSVPVIGNSSTENPGMGIQGSEGNTEEFDSVDKSNSIEPVKESGDEVALGAELKGEVKGIVENEKVDLKEGEDRSTTQEEVKETVENEENETLTSVAASSDLKEAEEPTSVIEEKVINSDDAEKSNKAVAEQSESLLVEADGDKFTSKGDAVVDAIEVNVSGPGVAVVGDVEESKEMEERVEGTTDKNVTSVNGVGERRELIEEVGNMTVDEVDAQESKPVVDDFVAASESKHVYDIVDAGSDGKLDSGDVQTGDVVAATEEIKEADSETVQKRLDVKDVEVEPEQAASETIYANGDHSGESIKGDVVEAEVSGQTSAVPRSITGSEQDGEAKDHIDEEADLEGSVSDGETDGMIFGSSEAAKQFIEELERESGGVSYAGAESSQEMDGQIVTDSDEEADTDEEGDGKELFDSAALAALLKAATGSDSDGGSITITSQDGSRLFSVERPAGLGSSLRSLRPAPRPTQPNLYTHSSLQNSGESESNLSEEDKKKLEKLQQIRVKFLRLIDRLGLSSDEPIAAQVLYRMALIARRQNSPLFNMEAAKMRARQLEEEGKADLDFFVNILVIGKSGVGKSATINSIFGEEKTSIDAFGPATTSVKEISAVVDGVKIRVFDTPGLRSSVMEQGFNRSVLSSVKKFTKKNPPDIYLYVDRLDAQTRDLNDLPMLKTITSCLGPSIWRNAIVTLTHGASAPPDGPSGSPLSYDVFVTQRSHVVQQSIGQAVGDLRMMSPSLMNPVSLVENHPSCRKNRDGQKILPNGQSWRPQLLLLCYSMKILSEASALSKPEDPFDHRKLFGFRTRSPPLPYMLSSMLQSRAHPKLSAEQGGDNGDSDIDLDDLSDSDHEEEDEYDQLPPFKPLRKIQLAKLSKEQRKAYFEEYDYRVKLLQKKQFREELRRMKEMKSKGKVAEMEYGYGEEEADAGAAAPVAVPLPDMALPPSFDSDNPAYRYRFLEPTSQFLARPVLDTHGWDHDCGYDGVNVEQSLAIASRFPAAVTVQITKDKKDFSINLDSSVAAKHGDNGSSMAGFDIQSIGKQLAYIVRGETKFKNLKKNKTACGISVTFLGENMVTALKVEDQIILGKQYVLVGSAGTVRSQTDTAYGANFELQRKEADFPIGQVQSTLSMSVIKWRGDLALGFNSMAQFAVGRNSKVAVRAGINNKLSGQVTVKTSSSDHLSLALTAIIPTAIAIYRKLWPDAGEKYSIY; encoded by the coding sequence ATGGATTCTGAAGAAGCGACGTCATTTCCTCCTCTTGCTGCTACTGCCACTTCTCCAGGTTCTTCTACCATCAACaattctacttcttcttctattgaTACTCAAATTGAAAATGTctccaaaattaatcttgaaaGTAACGATTCCGATATTGATAGTAATAAAATGAATGAGGGtaatggtgttgatggtgttTCGGATGTTGGAAAAATTGTGAGTGGTCAGCAAGAAAAGCCAGTTCTTGGTGACCCAGATGAGGGAATTCTTGAAAAGTCTATTGGTGGGTATGAGAAATCGAATGATCCCTTTGTGGGTTCTGCGGATGTTTCGATGTTGAGCTCAGAGAAACCTGTTTCTGAGGTTTCAATGAATGAGGGTGCTgagaaaattgagatttttgggGAAGGAACGGGTGAAAGGGTTATCTTGAATGAGGATTCTGGTGGGGTTGGTGTAGATGTTAGTGGTTCTGTTCCTGTTATTGGGAATAGTTCTACTGAAAATCCGGGGATGGGGATTCAGGGTTCTGAAGGAAATACTGAAGAATTTGACTCAGTTGACAAGTCGAATTCGATTGAGCCGGTGAAAGAAAGTGGTGATGAGGTTGCATTAGGTGCAGAACTGAAAGGGGAGGTGAAGGGGATTGTGGAGAATGAAAAGGTAGATTTGAAAGAGGGTGAGGATAGGTCTACGACTCAGGAGGAGGTGAAGGAGACTGTGGAGAATGAAGAGAATGAAACTTTAACTAGTGTTGCTGCTTCATCTGATTTGAAGGAGGCTGAGGAACCTACCTCGGTCATTGAAGAGAAAGTCATAAATAGTGATGATGCCGAAAAATCCAATAAGGCGGTAGCTGAGCAGTCAGAGTCTTTGTTGGTTGAAGCAGATGGTGACAAATTTACTTCGAAAGGAGATGCAGTTGTAGATGCTATTGAGGTTAATGTATCAGGGCCTGGGGTTGCTGTTGTTGGAGATGTGGAAGAGAGTAAGGAAATGGAAGAACGTGTTGAAGGTACTACTGATAAGAATGTGACATCAGTAAATGGTGTTGGTGAGCGCAGAGAACTTATTGAAGAAGTGGGTAATATGACAGTTGATGAAGTAGATGCACAGGAATCTAAACCTGTGGTAGATGATTTTGTTGCAGCTTCTGAATCAAAGCATGTGTATGACATTGTTGATGCTGGAAGTGATGGAAAACTAGATTCTGGAGACGTCCAAACTGGTGATGTGGTAGCTGCTACTGAAGAAATCAAAGAAGCTGATTCTGAAACTGTTCAAAAAAGGCTTGACGTGAAGGATGTTGAAGTGGAACCTGAGCAGGCAGCGTCTGAAACAATATATGCCAATGGTGACCATTCTGGAGAAAGCATCAAAGGAGATGTAGTGGAAGCTGAAGTCTCTGGTCAAACATCTGCAGTACCAAGGTCAATCACTGGCTCAGAGCAAGATGGAGAAGCTAAAGATCATATAGATGAAGAGGCTGACCTTGAAGGCTCAGTTTCAGATGGAGAGACAGACGGTATGATTTTTGGAAGCTCTGAAGCTGCCAAACAGTTTATTGAGGAGCTGGAAAGGGAATCTGGCGGTGTCTCCTATGCTGGTGCTGAGTCTTCACAGGAAATGGATGGTCAGATAGTCACCGACTCAGACGAGGAGGCTGATACAGACGAAGAAGGAGATGGGAAGGAGTTGTTTGATTCAGCTGCCTTAGCTGCCCTTCTAAAAGCAGCAACAGGTAGTGATTCTGATGGTGGCAGCATAACAATCACATCTCAAGATGGATCAAGACTATTCTCTGTTGAACGTCCTGCTGGTCTTGGGTCATCACTCCGGTCACTGAGGCCAGCTCCCCGACCAACCCAACCCAATCTTTATACTCATTCCAGTCTTCAGAACAGTGGAGAATCTGAGAGCAACTTGAGTGAAGAAGATAAGAAGAAACTGGAGAAACTACAGCAGATTAGGGTCAAGTTCTTGAGGCTTATTGACAGGTTGGGGCTTTCTTCTGATGAACCCATAGCTGCACAAGTTTTGTACCGGATGGCACTTATTGCACGAAGGCAAAACAGTCCACTTTTTAACATGGAGGCTGCCAAGATGAGAGCTCGCCAGCTTGAAGAAGAGGGGAAAGCTGATCTGGACTTCTTTGTGAATATCCTGGTTATTGGAAAATCTGGGGTGGGTAAGAGCGCTACCATAAACTCAATCTTTGGAGAGGAAAAAACATCAATTGATGCCTTTGGACCTGCTACCACAAGTGTGAAAGAGATTAGTGCTGTTGTAGATGGTGTAAAGATTCGAGTTTTTGATACACCTGGTCTCAGGTCCTCTGTGATGGAACAGGGTTTCAATCGTAGTGTCTTGTCTTCAGTAAAGAAGTTTACTAAGAAGAACCCCCCTGATATTTACCTCTATGTTGATCGGCTGGATGCCCAAACTAGAGATCTCAATGATCTTCCAATGCTGAAGACTATTACAAGTTGTCTTGGCCCTTCAATATGGCGAAATGCGATAGTCACCCTCACGCATGGAGCTTCTGCACCTCCGGATGGACCTTCTGGATCCCCTTTAAGTTATGATGTGTTTGTTACTCAAAGATCTCATGTTGTTCAGCAGTCTATTGGGCAAGCAGTAGGAGATTTACGAATGATGAGTCCAAGTTTGATGAATCCTGTCTCTCTGGTAGAAAACCATCCATCTTGTAGGAAGAATAGGGATGGCCAGAAGATACTACCTAATGGCCAGAGCTGGAGACCTCAATTACTGCTATTATGCTACTCAATGAAGATCTTATCCGAAGCAAGTGCACTTTCAAAGCCTGAAGATCCATTTGATCACCGTAAGCTCTTTGGTTTCCGCACACGCTCACCACCTCTTCCCTACATGCTTTCTTCAATGTTACAGTCACGTGCGCATCCAAAGCTTTCTGCTGAGCAGGGTGGTGATAATGGTGATTCAGACATTGATTTGGATGATTTGTCAGACTCTGaccatgaagaagaagatgagtaTGACCAGCTTCCTCCCTTTAAGCCTCTTCGGAAGATTCAGCTTGCTAAGCTCAGCAAAGAACAGAGGAAGGCGTATTTTGAAGAGTACGACTATAGGGTCAAGCTCCTCCAGAAGAAACAATTTAGGGAGGAATTAAGAAGAATGAAAGAAATGAAAAGCAAGGGAAAAGTGGCGGAAATGGAATATGGTTATGGAGAGGAAGAAGCTGATGCAGGTGCAGCAGCTCCTGTAGCAGTTCCCCTACCAGACATGGCCCTCCCACCTTCGTTTGACAGTGATAATCCTGCTTACAGGTACCGATTTTTGGAGCCCACGTCACAGTTTCTTGCAAGGCCTGTTCTGGACACGCATGGTTGGGATCATGATTGTGGTTATGATGGTGTTAATGTGGAACAGAGTTTAGCCATTGCAAGTCGTTTCCCTGCTGCAGTTACTGTGCAAATCACCAAAGATAAGAAGGATTTCAGTATCAATTTGGACTCTTCTGTCGCTGCTAAGCACGGAGATAATGGATCAAGCATGGCTGGCTTTGATATTCAAAGCATAGGAAAGCAACTTGCCTACATTGTCCGAGGAGAAACAAAATTCAAGAACTTGAAGAAGAACAAAACTGCTTGCGGAATTTCTGTTACATTTCTAGGTGAAAATATGGTTACTGCGCTTAAAGTTGAAGATCAGATCATCTTAGGCAAGCAATACGTTCTAGTTGGCAGCGCTGGCACTGTTCGATCTCAGACTGACACAGCTTATGGTGCGAACTTTGAACTGCAGAGGAAGGAGGCAGATTTTCCAATTGGTCAGGTGCAGTCAACGTTGTCCATGTCCGTGATAAAGTGGAGAGGTGATTTGGCTTTGGGGTTCAACAGTATGGCGCAATTTGCTGTGGGTCGTAATTCGAAGGTAGCTGTTCGAGCAGGAATCAATAACAAGCTCAGTGGGCAAGTCACTGTGAAGACAAGCAGTTCAGACCATCTCTCTCTTGCTCTTACTGCTATAATTCCAACTGCAATTGCCATCTACAGGAAGCTTTGGCCGGATGCTGGCGAGAAGTACTCGAtctattaa
- the LOC107864019 gene encoding stress-related protein has product MADAAVTPSTDAVPPSTTTDPVVEDERKLKYLDFVQVAAIYVIVCFSTLYEYGKANSGPLKPGVQAVEASVKTAIGPVYEKFHDVPFDLLKFIDLKVGDLITEVDSHLPSLLKQASSKALLIAHRAPEIARDLTSEVQRNGLADTANNIGKALYTKYEPTAKDLYAKYEPVAEKNAVSAWRSLNKLPFFPQVAQILVPTAAYWSEKYNQVVNYASENGYAVAHYFPIIPVERIAKMFEGGAATENEQPVASGQ; this is encoded by the exons ATGGCCGATGCAGCTGTAACGCCATCTACCGATGCTGTTCCACCATCTACTACTACTGATCCA GTAGTAGAAGATGAGAGGAAACTCAAATATCTGGATTTCGTTCAAGTTGCAGCGATCTATGTGATTGTTTGCTTCTCAACTTTGTATGAATACGGCAAAGCAAATTCCGGCCCGTTGAAACCTGGTGTTCAGGCCGTAGAAGCCTCTGTTAAAACCGCCATTGGACCGGTTTATGAGAAGTTCCACGACGTACCTTTCGATCTCCTCAAGTTCATCGACCTAAAG GTAGGAGACTTGATAACAGAAGTAGATAGCCATTTACCTTCCCTACTAAAGCAAGCATCATCCAAAGCTCTATTAATAGCTCATAGGGCACCAGAAATAGCTCGAGATCTCACCAGCGAGGTACAGCGCAATGGTTTAGCAGACACAGCGAATAACATAGGTAAAGCACTGTACACAAAGTACGAACCAACAGCCAAGGATCTATATGCAAAATATGAGCCAGTAGCCGAGAAAAATGCAGTTTCAGCATGGCGGTCACTGAACAAACTTCCTTTTTTTCCTCAAGTGGCTCAGATTTTGGTGCCGACGGCTGCTTATTGGAGTGAGAAGTACAATCAAGTGGTAAATTATGCGTCGGAAAATGGTTATGCAGTAGCACATTATTTTCCGATTATCCCCGTTGAGAGAATAGCGAAGATGTTTGAAGGTGGCGCTGCCACAGAGAACGAGCAGCCCGTTGCCTCAGGACAATGA